A stretch of DNA from Candidatus Bathyarchaeota archaeon:
TGGAAACAAAATATGTCTGATTTTCTTGACAAGCTAGCACAGGATGCTAAAGAAACTATTGCAGAAGGATACTATGAAATTTCAAGAAAGAACAGTTTCTTTTCGGTTAGTCTCAAACAAGCAGTTATAGAACAAAAACAAAACGCAGTAATTTCTGAAGTGAAGGCTGCCTCACCATCCAGAGGAACTATTAAAACAGGTTTTGATCCAGCAGAAATCGCAAAAGCCATGAAAAAGGGTGGAGCAACTGGTTTGTCTGTTTTAACTGAACCCAAGCAATTCAAGGGTTCCCTTAATTATTTAATTAAAATCAGAGATGTAATAAAGTTACCAATTCTAATGAAAGACATAATCCTCAGTCCGGTACAGATTGAAGCGGGGTCTAAACTTGGTGCAAATGTTGTTTTGTTGATAAAAGCCCTTTTTGACCGAGGCTATTGTGAAGAAAGTTTAGAAGGTATGATTGCACTTGCTCATTCAAAAAATCTTGAAGTTTTATTGGAAACACATAACGAATCTGAGTTTAACTCTGCATTACAAACTGATGCAGATTTGGTTGGTATTAACAATCGGGATTTAAGAACGCTTGAAGTGCATATCAAAACAACCGAAAAAATCTTGGAAAAAATTAAAACAAAAAACAAAGTTGTCGTCAGTGAAAGCGGCATATTGGTTCCGTCTGACATAGTTTTTTTGCGGAACTGTGGCGCTGATGCTTTTTTAATTGGTTCTTCGATTATGATGTCGGATAACCTAGAAAAAACTGTTAAGGAGTTTGTTAACGCCCAATGAGAGAGGTTAGAGTAAAAATCTGTGGAATAACCCGAAAAGAAGACTTGACTGTTGCGGTAGATGCAGGAGCGGATGCTGTTGGTTTTCTTGTGGGGGTTCCGTCGTCGCCAAGGAATCTGACCCTAGAAAAGGTAAAAACTTTGTTGGATTTAGTTCCAGTTTTTGTTGACAGTGTAGTTGTTACGGCTCCAGAAAGTGTTAAAGATATAGTTGAAATCTGTGAAACACTTAAGCCATCTGTAATCCAAATTCATGGAAAGAAAAAATTTGTTTTTTCCCAAGTTCATGAAAAAGTAACGGATACTTGTTTAGTAAAAACCGTTTATGTGAAACCAGACATCCTAGAAGAAGAAAACATAGAAGAATTGAAACAGTTTGATGCGGTTCTTTTGGATTCTTTCACAAAAAATCAGTACGGTGGAACAGGAAAAACTCATGACTGGACAGTAAGCCAACAAATCAAAGAAGCAGTTGCTCCAGTTCCAGTGATTTTGGCAGGTGGATTAAAGCCAGAAAATGTCAAAGAAGCAATTTTAGCAGTAAAACCGTACGCGGTCGATGTTGCTAGTGGAGTTGAAACCAGCCCTGGAATAAAAGACCATAATAAAATTCATGTTTTTGTTGAAAACGCAAAAGAGATTAAACTACAAAAATAGGTGTAATATTTTGACGAAAGGAAAATTTGGAAAATTTGGCGGACAATACGTGAACGAAATACTGATGCCAATTCTAATCGAATTAGAAGATGCCTTTGAAAAACATTATCCAACTCCAGAATTTCAAGAAAAACTCAACCAGTTACTAAGAGATTACGCAGGACGACCAACTTCTCTTTATTATGCAAGAAACTTTAGCAAACTCATCGGATGCAAAGTTTACCTCAAACGAGAAGACCTAGTCTGCGGAGGCTCACACAAACTCAATAACTCCCTTGGGCAAGCCTTGCTCACAAAAGAAATGGGAAAAACACGAATGATAACCGAAACCGCAGCAGGCCAACATGGTCTGGCAACAGCCATGGCAGGAAACGTCTGCGGATTAGAAACAGAAGTTTTCATGGGATCAAAAGACATTATTCGACAGGCAAGCAATGTCAAACGAATCAAACTATTAGGAGCAAAAGTAACCCCCGTTAACATTGGAATGGGAGTGCTAAAAGATGCAGTTTCAGACACCTTACGAAAATGGACAACTTGCTCAACAACTACTCATTATCTAATGGGGTCAACTGTTGGTCCTCGACCGTACCCAGAAATTGTAGCAACATTCCAAAGTGTTATCGGAAAAGAAATCAAAAAACAAATCCTAGAAAAAGAAGGCAGATTTCCAGACAGAATAGTAGCCTGCGGAAGTGGAGGCAGCAACGCCTTAGGAGCTTTCAAATCATTCCTCAAAGAAAAAGAGGTCAAACTGGTTTTTGTTGAAGGGGGAGGAGAAAACCTAGAAGCCGACAACAGCGCTGCAGCTTTCAAAATCGGCAAACCAGGAATTCTTCACGGAGCAGTAATGCAGGTTCTACAAGATGAAAATGGCCAGATAAAGCCGTCCCGAACCAGAGCCGCAGGACTTAACTATCCTGGAAGAGGTCCAGAAATTTCAGGACTGGTAGATAGAGGTAGAGTAAAGGCTAGCTGTGCCTTTGACAATCAAGTGTTTGAAGCAGTAAAGGTGATGTGTCGCACTGAAGGGTTGATTCCTGCTCTTGAAACTGCTCATGCCATTGCATATATGGTGGACAACAAAGATGAATTCGCAAAAGACGAAGTGGTTGTTTTGAATTTTTCAGGCAGAGGCGACAAGGACCTAGAAACCATTGTGAGGTATTTTGATGAAGCTTGAAGACAAATTCAAAGAACTAACAAACAAAGGGGAAGGGGCACATATGCCTCATGTTTATTATGGTGACCCCCACGAAGAGTTTTCACTTAAACTGTTAGAGACACTAGTAGAAAACGGATCAGACATCCTTGAATTTGGAATTCCTTTTTCTGATCCAACAGCAGATGGACCGACTTTTCAGGGAGTATGTGAAAGGGCACTTCAAAACGGTATTACACCAAACAAATGTATTGAAGGAATCAAAAAGATAAGAGCAAAAGGCATAGAAAATCCGATTGTAGTTACAACATACTATAACATCCCGTATGTGATGGGAGTTGGGAAATTCTTGAATAAAATAAAGGAAGCAGGGGCTCAAGCGATAATTGTGCCTAATGTTCCTGTTGAAGAAGCAGATGTTTTGTTAACTGAAGGAAAAAAGACAGGAATTCACCCCATATTCCAAGTAGCACCAACAACAACAGAAGACAGATTAAAAAAAATTGCAGACATTGCATCGGGTTTTCTTTATGTTATCGGGGTTGAAGGCGTCACCGGAGTAAGAGAAAGCATAGGCGATTCAACATTCAAACTAGTTGAACGGGTAAGAAAACACACAGACATGCCACTGTTAGCGGGGTTTGGAATTTCAACCAAAGAACAAGCCGCAAACGTAGTTGCCGCAGGCGCAGACGGAGCAATAGCAGGAAGCGTATACGCTAAAGTGTACGAGAAAAACTTGGAAACCCCTGTAAAAACACTGCCCGAGATTGCCAAATTAGTAACCCAGATAAAAAAAGGGTGCATCGAAGGCTATAAACAAAGAAAAATCTAAAACAAATGTAGATTTGCATTTTAACAATGAGGACACATAAATGGATATCAATGAATTCCAAAAACTGATGAAACAGCTATATTTTTCGCGGGATGCAGAAAGGGGTCAAGAAAAAACATTATCTTGGCTTGAAGACGAAGTGCAAGAACTAAGAGAGGCTCTAAAAGAAGAAAACATGCAAGAAGCAGAAAAAGAGTTTGCCGACGTTTTGGCATGGTTAGCTTCATTGGCAAACGTCGTGGGTATCGATTTGGAAAAAGCTGCACGATCAAAATATGACAATAAATGTCCAAAATGTAAACTAAACCCTTGTGATTGTCCATTCTAAAGGGTGTAAATCAATCTTTGTTGTCCTGTACCAGTTAATTTCCAAAGATACCGCCGTTTGCCTATGTGGCGCACGATGTTTTCAGTTTCAAGTAGATGCAAATGATAAAGAACAACAGGATAACTAAGTTCTGCTTTTTTAGAAATCTTCGTAGTTTTAGACACTTCATCCTCAAGAACAGCAATAATTTTTGTTCTAGCGACCAAACCAGGTCGAATATTTTTTATTGAAGTTAGGAAAGCATTTGGATGATAGTTAAAGTGGAACATTCTTGCTCAAAGTATGTTAGAGTTTAAATCAAAAAAGATTTACATCAACTTAGAAATTATGAAAAAGCTTCAAGACTACATTGACGAGGTTTCTTGCCTTCAAACAATGTTAAAATTTCTTCTTCTACCATATTGAGACGCTGTGCATAGTAATCTAGTAAACCATATTTTTCAACCAGCCGTGTTGCTGCGATTAAGTATTTTTCAATTCCACCCCGATAAACAGTGAGAATCAAATCACTGTTGCAAGAAGGACATTTACCAATAAGAGGCATTCTCCTGAATTTTCGATTACAACCTTTGCATCGAAACTGCTGAGTTGTAAAAGCACGAAGATTTCCCGCAATATCACGAATGAAATGGGTAGTCAAAACCTTTCTAGCCACCACGTCAGCGTCTACGGCAGCAATTTTTTCTGCCAAAACAAGCTGGCTGTGCATTTTATCAATCATTTTACCAAATTTTTTGTAAACACTCTCAGTGTTGCCCATGTTAATATTTGAAACAGGAATGGTGTACTTGAAACCCTCAAACTGAGCGGGAGTGTTCAACCGATCTGCAATAACGTCAATAATACCCATTGTTTGCCGAGTGTCTGCTTCTTCCAAGGCTTTTTGGTAAAACTCTAGAGGATATTTTCCTGTTACATCTACTTCGTGGGCTTGCCGCTGTACTTCTAAGGGATTTACAACAGGAATAATCAAAATTGGAGCGTCCATAATTCCGCCGATTTGGGAGGGAAGAAACTCCTTGGAGAAATTCAAGATTGCATCCATACCTAAAATTACTGCATCTTCATCGCCGTCACAATCTCGTCGTTTTGCAGAATGCCACATATGATGAGCATAAATAACGTTCAAAGGTGTAAAACCAATAATTCGCCCAACAATGCCAACAGAAGTGTGAGGAGCCAACCCAATAACTAGACAACCCACAAGATCACTGGATTTTGTCAAGTTGTAGTATTTTTGCAGTTTGTACACTTTTTCAAGTAGTTCATCCAAGAAATTGGCGACTTTAAGAAAATAAGTTACACATTTTCGAGGGATAACAATATCTTGAACTTTGAGTTCACAAATTTGTTCAGGGGTGGTTAAGGGGTTTCCTTTGTAATCATGCGAGTAACCATTTGCTTTGATTTGTTCAACTGTAACGCCAACCTCTTTAGGGGTAAAATGTGAAAGAGGAGCATTAGTAGCATCAAATCGGATTGTACCATCCTTAAAAACAGACAAACCATGTTTTGCCCGTAAAAGCCCTTTTTCCAGTATTTCAGGAGTTTTTGTTTCATTTGTCATGCCTTTTACCCCCTTGAAAAGGCTGAGCATTGGAAGACCTAGATTCTTACAAGCCATAGACAATAAGCCTCGGATGTCAACTTCTTGTCTAGCGTAGCTTCGGGTCGAAGTTTTACATGCAGGGCATTCATTTAGATCTAAGGTTCTACCACACTGAGGGCAAGTTTTCTCTAGAACAGTGTCTGAGCCACATTGAACACAGTTAAGGGTGAAACTTGGTGCATTACATTTAACACAACGACGCTTAACAAGATCTACTTCGATTGCAACTTTTTTTGAAGCATCAATAAGATTACGACGAGACCCCCCAGCCAGACCAACCGGAAACAAAGTGTGAACAAGGGGTTTCATTTCTCGATGTTTGGCTTTTTCTGGGCGACCCATTCTAGCCCCAACAAAACTAACACCTTTTGGCTTAACAATAAGCCCAGTGAGATTTCGTATAATATCTTGAACAGTTTCTGAAGATTCAATTGTACAATCAGGTTTGTTAAATCCAAGA
This window harbors:
- a CDS encoding DNA polymerase II large subunit produces the protein MTIPMSKEYKQYADSLEKQLEDIYAVVTKARKKGLDPALVPEPEVAKDLAALVEGLVGPPGVAESIRDLTKTLSREALTFKITEQIINGKFGVMDSREAGEQAMRTALAILTEGITAAPIQGIAKVDIKTNSDRTRYLAIYYAGPIRSAGGTEQALTIIVGDHIRRLLKLDRYKPTEDEIGRFIEEIRLFERSIARFQYHISDEELRRGLQNIPVEVTGTESDPVEVSTFRNLPRIETNNVRGGALRVVNDGIVGRAAKVLTTIEKLQIPGWEWLGNLKEFSKKKKSGFMADVIAGRPIFSFPSRFGGFRLRYGRSRNTGLAAVGIHPATMLTVQNFLAAGTQLRLEGPGKGGITVPVDSIEPPVVRLKNGSVVRVTLQNFDSINKMIDKILFLGDILIGFGDFLYTNKPLRPAGYNEEWWGEELTVAVDEKFSGDLDKTAKALGLEKSFLEKILIDVYQNTPPLPDALQLSSILGVPLHPFYTYFWETLSAEEFVALRNWLLASEIKVENSTVQEIVGVKDKSIKFILEKLCIQHELILNTVKIGGDEAHIFAFCLGFNKPDCTIESSETVQDIIRNLTGLIVKPKGVSFVGARMGRPEKAKHREMKPLVHTLFPVGLAGGSRRNLIDASKKVAIEVDLVKRRCVKCNAPSFTLNCVQCGSDTVLEKTCPQCGRTLDLNECPACKTSTRSYARQEVDIRGLLSMACKNLGLPMLSLFKGVKGMTNETKTPEILEKGLLRAKHGLSVFKDGTIRFDATNAPLSHFTPKEVGVTVEQIKANGYSHDYKGNPLTTPEQICELKVQDIVIPRKCVTYFLKVANFLDELLEKVYKLQKYYNLTKSSDLVGCLVIGLAPHTSVGIVGRIIGFTPLNVIYAHHMWHSAKRRDCDGDEDAVILGMDAILNFSKEFLPSQIGGIMDAPILIIPVVNPLEVQRQAHEVDVTGKYPLEFYQKALEEADTRQTMGIIDVIADRLNTPAQFEGFKYTIPVSNINMGNTESVYKKFGKMIDKMHSQLVLAEKIAAVDADVVARKVLTTHFIRDIAGNLRAFTTQQFRCKGCNRKFRRMPLIGKCPSCNSDLILTVYRGGIEKYLIAATRLVEKYGLLDYYAQRLNMVEEEILTLFEGKKPRQCSLEAFS
- a CDS encoding nucleotide pyrophosphohydrolase, which encodes MDINEFQKLMKQLYFSRDAERGQEKTLSWLEDEVQELREALKEENMQEAEKEFADVLAWLASLANVVGIDLEKAARSKYDNKCPKCKLNPCDCPF
- the trpB gene encoding tryptophan synthase subunit beta; translated protein: MFLLKTQKRLNYKNRCNILTKGKFGKFGGQYVNEILMPILIELEDAFEKHYPTPEFQEKLNQLLRDYAGRPTSLYYARNFSKLIGCKVYLKREDLVCGGSHKLNNSLGQALLTKEMGKTRMITETAAGQHGLATAMAGNVCGLETEVFMGSKDIIRQASNVKRIKLLGAKVTPVNIGMGVLKDAVSDTLRKWTTCSTTTHYLMGSTVGPRPYPEIVATFQSVIGKEIKKQILEKEGRFPDRIVACGSGGSNALGAFKSFLKEKEVKLVFVEGGGENLEADNSAAAFKIGKPGILHGAVMQVLQDENGQIKPSRTRAAGLNYPGRGPEISGLVDRGRVKASCAFDNQVFEAVKVMCRTEGLIPALETAHAIAYMVDNKDEFAKDEVVVLNFSGRGDKDLETIVRYFDEA
- the trpA gene encoding tryptophan synthase subunit alpha, with the protein product MKLEDKFKELTNKGEGAHMPHVYYGDPHEEFSLKLLETLVENGSDILEFGIPFSDPTADGPTFQGVCERALQNGITPNKCIEGIKKIRAKGIENPIVVTTYYNIPYVMGVGKFLNKIKEAGAQAIIVPNVPVEEADVLLTEGKKTGIHPIFQVAPTTTEDRLKKIADIASGFLYVIGVEGVTGVRESIGDSTFKLVERVRKHTDMPLLAGFGISTKEQAANVVAAGADGAIAGSVYAKVYEKNLETPVKTLPEIAKLVTQIKKGCIEGYKQRKI
- a CDS encoding phosphoribosylanthranilate isomerase — protein: MREVRVKICGITRKEDLTVAVDAGADAVGFLVGVPSSPRNLTLEKVKTLLDLVPVFVDSVVVTAPESVKDIVEICETLKPSVIQIHGKKKFVFSQVHEKVTDTCLVKTVYVKPDILEEENIEELKQFDAVLLDSFTKNQYGGTGKTHDWTVSQQIKEAVAPVPVILAGGLKPENVKEAILAVKPYAVDVASGVETSPGIKDHNKIHVFVENAKEIKLQK
- a CDS encoding indole-3-glycerol-phosphate synthase encodes the protein MSDFLDKLAQDAKETIAEGYYEISRKNSFFSVSLKQAVIEQKQNAVISEVKAASPSRGTIKTGFDPAEIAKAMKKGGATGLSVLTEPKQFKGSLNYLIKIRDVIKLPILMKDIILSPVQIEAGSKLGANVVLLIKALFDRGYCEESLEGMIALAHSKNLEVLLETHNESEFNSALQTDADLVGINNRDLRTLEVHIKTTEKILEKIKTKNKVVVSESGILVPSDIVFLRNCGADAFLIGSSIMMSDNLEKTVKEFVNAQ